In one window of Solanum pennellii chromosome 2, SPENNV200 DNA:
- the LOC107010722 gene encoding probable polyol transporter 6 — MEKGEGPSLKKINKYACACSIVASMISIIFGYDTGVMSGAMIFVRKEFDISDVKTEVLAGILNLCALIGSLSAGRTSDYVGRRYTIVIASFLFFLGSVVMGWGPNYTVLLLGRCIAGVGVGFALMIAPVYSAEVSAPSTRGFLSSLPEIGISTGILLGYLSNYVFAGLPLRVGWRVMLGLAAVPSVFLGFGILRMPESPRWLIMKGRLRQGKEIMYKVSNSPEEAEFRLTEIKRNLGMDENCDDDVVNISNSIKKQDEGVWKELLLRPTKSLQRILLAGVGIHFFEHATGIEAVILYSHRIFAKAGVHDHKHQILATCGVGLTKFTFIVLSTILIDRVGRRKLVLTSVIGMIVALTGLGTFLTLAEQSGGKLIWALVLSIITTYSYVGFFNVGLAPVTWVYTAEIFPLRYRGLGVGIGVAVNRLMNATVSMTFLSMMSAMTIAGVFFMFAGISVIALIFFYFFLPETKGKSLEEMEALFTKTKDSKNVRKEVEIGDH; from the exons ATGGAGAAGGGTGAAGGACCAAGTTTAAAAAAGATTAACAAATATGCTTGTGCTTGTTCCATTGTTGCTTCCATGATATCTATCATCTTTGGCTATG ATACTGGAGTTATGAGTGGAGCGATGATTTTTGTGAGAAAAGAATTTGATATCAGTGATGTGAAAACAGAGGTTTTAGCAGGGATACTCAATTTATGTGCTTTAATTGGGTCACTCAGTGCTGGAAGAACCTCTGATTATGTTGGCCGTCGTTACACCATCGTTATAGCTTCgttccttttctttttaggATCTGTTGTCATGGGATGGGGTCCAAATTACACGGTTCTATTATTAGGGCGATGTATTGCTGGAGTTGGTGTTGGTTTTGCACTTATGATTGCCCCTGTTTATTCCGCTGAAGTTTCAGCTCCATCGACTCGTGGATTTCTTTCATCTCTTCCAGAAATTGGAATTAGTACGGGTATTTTGCTTGGTTATTTGTCTAATTATGTTTTTGCCGGATTGCCACTCCGAGTTGGTTGGAGAGTTATGTTAGGACTTGCTGCAGTCCCTTCTGTTTTTTTGGGCTTTGGCATTCTCAGGATGCCTGAGTCTCCTAGATGGCTCATCATGAAAGGTCGTCTAAGACAAGGCAAGGAAATTATGTACAAAGTTTCAAATTCCCCTGAAGAAGCTGAATTCCGATTGACAGAGATTAAAAGAAATTTAGGCATGGACGAAAATTGTGATGATGATGTCGTCAACATTTCAAATTCAATAAAGAAACAAGACGAGGGGGTTTGGAAAGAATTGCTTCTAAGACCAACAAAATCACTTCAAAGGATTTTACTTGCTGGGGTAGGCATTCATTTCTTTGAACATGCAACTGGAATTGAAGCTGTCATATTGTATAGTCACAGAATATTTGCAAAAGCAGGGGTACATGACCATAAACACCAAATTCTTGCCACATGTGGTGTTGGATTAACCAAGTTCACATTCATAGTGTTGTCGACTATCTTGATCGACAGAGTTGGGAGGAGGAAGCTGGTGTTAACGAGTGTAAttgggatgattgtggcattaACTGGACTTGGGACTTTCTTGACTCTGGCAGAGCAATCTGGTGGCAAACTCATATGGGCTTTGGTCCTTAGCATAATTACAACTTATTCATATGTCGGTTTTTTCAATGTTGGGCTGGCGCCTGTTACTTGGGTATATACCGCTGAAATTTTCCCTCTTAGGTATAGGGGTTTAGGAGTCGGAATTGGTGTTGCGGTGAACAGGCTGATGAATGCAACAGTTTCTATGACATTTTTGTCAATGATGTCAGCAATGACAATTGCAGGTGTTTTCTTCATGTTTGCTGGGATATCAGTCATTGCTTTGatcttcttctactttttcTTGCCCGAGACTAAAGGAAAGTCTTTGGAAGAAATGGAAGCTCTTTTCACTAAAACCAAAGATTCTAAGAATGTTAGAAAAGAGGTGGAGATTGGAGATCATTGA